AACAGAATGCCACAAATAAGTGCTAATTAAGGAATCTGCAGTGCTGGATCTTTATCAGCCAAAACTGCCATTTTAATAAAGCTGCAAAGTCTCTGAAATACACGTCTTGTAATACGGTTACAAACTCTTCGTGATTGCATGCTAACTCTTTCTGTTCTGTGAGGCATTGTGTTAACTGTTTTGATAAAGGTTGCTGAGTCGAAAtgacacttttttaaaaaaaaaacttatttccTGCCGCTTTCTGTACAAAATAGCTGTGTTGCATGTATAGACAATAAAAAAATCCATAATTATATTTTTCATTTTCGTCTACAGAAAAACGAGGCGTTTCTTTAAACGGAGAAGATGAGAAGGATCCGCAGTCTCAATATTCTGTGGAAACTCCTTATGGTTTTCAAATTGACTTGGATTTTCTAAAATATGTGGATGACATACAAAGGGGAAACACTATAAAGAAACTGAATATTCAGAGAAAGTCCAAAGTGGGTAAAGGTCCTGCAAATCCTAGAAGCATTGGAGATCAGGTCAGTGAATGCACATCAACAGAATCCCTGTCATCCTCCAACagtgaagacaacaaattgtcaCCGTCGCTTTTTATTGGTGCAAGAAGCCAGCATACCCCTCAAATAAGAAGTGGTGGAATTGAGACGTCCCCAGCACTTTTAAGCATTCAAGAAAAGAGACTTCTGCCTCCGCCTTCACCAAGGCCAGCAGCACATAATTTCCATGTTGAAAAAACTCTGATGGAAACTCGCAGAAGGCTGGAGCAAGAGAGACTGATCATGCAGTCTACCATTGGAGATACACGGCGCCCTAGGTTTGCAAGTTTTGGAGGCACGGGGTCGACCAACTCTTTAGTTTCATTTACAGGATCTGCAGGGTTAAACCAAGCCTCGCCAAATTCCCAGCAAATTCAGAATGGTTTCCAGGCAAATGGTGAATACAATCCTTATTTTGCTTCGTCAATGGGCAGTTCCATTCGTCACAGCCCTTTGAGCTCGGGCATCACAACGCCTGTCACAAACGTCACCCCAATGCATCTGCAGCACATCAGAGAGCAAATGGTCATTGCACTGCGACGACTCAAGGAGCTGGAGGAGCAAGTGAAAACGATTCCGATTCTACAGGTAAAAATTTCAGTGTTACAAGAAGAAAGGAGGCAATTAACAGCTCAGCTGAAAAACCAAAAAACTGTGAATCAGACTGCTGCTTGTGGGTTTCGAAAGCGATCCTACAGCGCAGGAAATGCAGATCACTTTGAGCAGTTGCTGCAGGCTAAACAGGTTGGAGAGCTGCACATCGACTCGGAGGATGAAATGGAAAATTTTgaacagagttctttgaggatggaAGAGTTCCGGCAGCTGACAGCAGAGATGCAGGCACTTGAGAAAAAGATTCAGGACGGTGGTGATGAAAAACCGAACACACAGCCATTGGTAAAGGCAAAAGAGTACAGGTCGGTAGCTGTGGGAGCCGATGTGGACATGAGTGGGTTTGTGGTTTATCATCAAACTGAAAGGTGTCTCAAAGATGTGGCAGTGAGCACGGCTGTTGACCAGACTGATGCCAGTGTTGGGGTTACTGAGACACTTCTCGGTATCACCACGGAGGCTGATATGGAAATTGAACTGCAGCAGCAGACGATTGATGCActgaaagagaaaatttacaggctTGAGGTGCAGTTAAAGGAAGCCACTCATGAGGTGGAAATGAGTAAACTGAAGTTAGAGCTGCAGGTTGCTGGCTCGAGGAAAAGGACAGATAAGTATGTAATGGTACAACCTCAGGTCACGACTGCATCAGTACAAGCGACAGTGCAAATGAAAAACCAAATAGTAGGTGACCACGTGAGCTATTGTGATGCTTGTGTGGGCACTCAACAGCAAACACACAACTCTGGAGTCACCTGTAGGCCTGATTGTCGAGATATCGCTGTGGGTTTAGATATACCAATGAACTGCTGGGTTGTACACGAGAAGGTGGAATTGCAGGATATGGCCGTGGGTCACCGCGTTGTAATGTGTGATAAGGCGATGGATTGCGGGCTGAAAAGTTTCTGCGATGTAGCTGTAAATACAGAAGGAGCAGTGGAGGATCGAGACCTCACCAAGAAGGAAGTGAGGGAATTTAAATCAGTAGGATCTGGGGATTGCTCAGTGGACGTTATAATTTGCCAACCAAAGGAGCTGATGAATTCCAGCACAAACACAGAACAAGTTAATGCCGTTGATTCCGCAGTAATGGCAGTACCACAGACAACAAACCAACAGACACATATAGATGTGAATAGGTTGAACCAATTCACCAATACTGAGCTGGTAACACTTACAGACGCTACCACCAATACCATTGTGAGCAATTGCAATAAGGAGACCAACACGACAGCCACCGAAACGCGAACTGTCGCTGTGGGAGATGGTAGAGTGAAGGATGTCAATGCAACTGTTAAAACCCGCTCCGTTGGTGTGGGCACGACATCCACTTGTGACATTGATCTGGAGAAGTTGTCATCTGTAAAAACCAAAGATTTTGGAGTTGGTCAGTTAAGCATAAATGAAAACTTCCTTGTTGGTTTGAAAACTAGAAACATTGCTTGCGGCACGATCAATCAGCCACTTGTGCCTGCTAACACCAAGAGCATTGGTGTTGGTGATGGGTCTGTGCTTGCTGCGAAGTACCAAGAGATGGAGCGAAATCCTGGGGCGGAATCCGCATTGAACCACTATGTTGAGCGTGTACAAAACTTGCTTCAAGAGCAGCAGATGCTTCTTGCTGAAAATTACACTGAACTAGCTGATGCCTTTGGACAGCCCCATTCTCAGATTGGGTCCCTGAACTCCCAGCTTCTCAATACACTGACTTCTTTAAATTCAGTCATGAAATATGGGAGCAATGAGGAAATAAGAAGCACTATTAATGTCAGCCCTTGTACAGATTCTGCCGGTGCGACTGCAGGTTAGTTACAAGCTTGAAATATTTGTGACAATGTATCATTGGAACTAGGAGAAGTGCTTTATTGGTTTCACCGCTCCAgctaattttaaatatttaagttTAACTCAAACCTGTTGccattcaattcagttcaaaaaTTTAATATTTGATTGATGCGCAGTGGAATTCTCTGCATCaccctgtatttttttttctgttcagaTATGAAATAACTTCTAATGTCAAGGTATTGACTATGCCCTAAAGCCTTTTGACAAAACATGATATTTTTTTCTTTGTCCCGAATTGTGTTGCATTTGCATAATAACAAAAGTAATGTGTTCTTTGATCCTGATTCTTCATTCAGTACAGTCCTGGCCAATCCAATATCAATCCTGTTCTGTGTATCCCTTCATGGGCAGGAATCTATCTACTATGTCCTTAAGTGCATTCAGCAATGTCGCCACCACCATCTTCTCTGGTAGAGAATTTCACAGTTTCACCGTCCTCTTAGTGAAGggattcttcctcatctcagtccgaAATGTCTTCCTCCAAATGCATTGTAAATCTCTCCAACAACCACCCCACCACACTCCTTCCCCTGCCCTGTCTGTCCAGCCCTGTCAGAATTTTGCTTTTCAGTTTGGTCCTGTCTCTTCAGAGCCCGACGGGAGATGTGTTTTGTTGACCAAATGTTTCCATATGACACAGTCCATCCATCTATGAATCAGTCTGTTAAACcttcactgcactccctcaatgacAGTTTATATCCTTTCTCGGGTAAGGAGACAAAATTGGCATGTAGAGGATGACGTTTGTGGTCTCAGGGTCCTTTGTAATTGTAACAAGATATCCAGGCTCCTGCACACACAATTCCTGCTATGAAGCCAACATTATATTTGCCATTTTAATTGTTTGCTGCACCATTGTGCATGCTTTCCATGTCTGGTTGCTCTTTACATCAATATTTCCTAATTTATCATTATCTGCCTTTACATTTTCTTTCTTAACATTTTTCCCCATTAGACTGCATGTGCCATGTTTTATGCACACCTGTCTACGTCACCTTTGAGCCTCGATGTCCTCGTTACTACAAGCAATGTCACCCAGTTTTGTTGGGGGCAAATTTGGGACAAGATTTACTcagttccatcattcaaatccCTTGTGTCCAATGTGGCTAGTTGGTACTGAGGCATTGATTCCTGCAgtatcccactagtcactgcatCCCTAACAGAGTCCTACTtgctctttttctctctttcctgtcTGTTGATTAATTTTTAATCCATGCATGTCTATTGTCTTCCATTGCTGCTACTTTGATTTTGTGTATTAACCTCTTGAGTGGGAATTTATATATCACCaaccttctgaaaacccaaatagACTATCTTCATTTGCTCTTCTCTATCCTACCTATTACATGCTCAAAAAAACCCTGGATTTATTGAACACAATTTCCCTTTTATAAATCTATCTTGGTTTTTATTTAATCCCATTACAAATATCTAAGCCTGATATCACATTTCTTGATGTACTTCAGTGTTCACTTTACTGTTTTTAGCTAGCCAGTCTCCAGTTCCCTCCTCCTGCACCCCTTTATGTTAATAGTGGGGTTTCATCTGCAGCCAGTTTGAATGAAGTGTTTTGATGCTGTCTTCATAAGACACAAATGCTCCTGCCATTAAGTTGGATGTTTTCTTCTCTtgaaattcaaagcaaatttgcagatgctgggaatatgaaataaaaatagaacatGCCAGCAGCCCTCAGTTAGGCAGCATttttatggaaagagaaaccttTGAAATCTGGAGGTACCTAAATCAGTTCTTGCATTGACTATTCATTATATGCAACCAAGCAGATCGTGGACAGGAGAagcattttgttttaaaacattttgtTTTTGCCTTTCACCAAAAGTAAAGTGAGTATCAGTCCCATctgtaaaagaaaaaaatacattgcTAATATGCAGCTAATGCAAATTAAATAAAGGGATTTGCCTTTAAAAGAAAATGATTTAGTTTATCCAGACACTTTACAATGAACCCAAGGATGCCAGTTGGCTCAGTGGTAGTAGTTCTTAATTTTCAGAGCTTGCGAAGGGACTTGGATGCTAATGTGTCTGATGTCTTTCCCTTTGTTTCTCTAGGCCGACCTAAATTGAGGCATTCAGTGGATAGAATTATTTTCCTACTTTagtacaggttgaccttcactaatccgattACCTGTAGTCCAGTTCGTTCGataatccagcactgattatgcttaatgtgatccttccgtaattcggcattttcactaatccggcactcctcaggtcccagtggtgctggattagtgaaggtcgacccgCATTTGAAATAGAGAATCAAACACTGAGTGTGATTAATTTCCATGCTATTAAAGTGATTTAGTAATCATTTTTTTATCATTTAAACATGGTATAGTTTAAATTGGATTTTTCTCATTTCTGTGCGCGTTCCAATTTGGAAATCTACtactttttaattttaatttatcaAGTCACCAAGCCATCTTAAGCAGATACTTGTAGAGCCCAGTTGATGCAGTTTACAAAGCAATTTAATTGCCTCAGTACAGTGCCCatgttgtgtttttttatgctgaCTTTGCACTCTTTGAGAAGATGCATTACAGGATTTGACTGGGTAAATATATTCTGTGACTTGAAGGAATGTCCCAGTGCTTAGCAAATTCTTAGCTGACTACATCACATGACAATTGAAGTCCCACAGTTGGTCATTACAATAAAATGGCATAAATAAAGCTTTGGGAAAATAATCCTTCCATCGACTTACCAGATTTTGCTTCAAATTAGATTCAAAGCTGAAGTAGCTCTGTGAatcaaataattttttttttgccactttTAATGGCCAATTTTGCACAATTCGGTTCACAGCATGATGTTGAGGGTGGCTGAAGTGAATTAGGGGTTGGGAATTTTGGGGCAGGGTGCAGCCCATGTAGGGATTGGGTGGGTCACCTGTGGTTCTGATCTTCTGTAGCATGCAGCGAGCAGAGGAACATGACTGGGTTCATCATAGTCCTCAGTTGGCTTTTCATATATTTTTAAATAACTTCTCAATGTTTACATGTTGGGATTGTATTTTTAGGTTGTGGCATAGACTAACACACTACAGGATGAGGCCACTTGGTATATTTTTTCGCAGTTTGGAAGAGCCATTCAATCAGTCATATTCCCTAACTTTCTCAATGGCCCTGGAGGTTTCCCATTTCATGCAATTTCTTTTTGGCAATTGATGAATCTGTTTCCATTACCATTTGGAAAATTATTGTTCAAGCATTAATTTTCCTGCATGTAGCCAATATTTCTTTGCTTAATATCTTAAATCTGTGCTCTGGTGACCAGCCATTCTGCCCTGGGAAATGGACTTCCTATTTACACAATCAAAATTCTTCATGATTTTGAACACCTCAAATCTCCACCGAACTTGCTGTACTTTGTGAGCACAGTTCCTCTTCTCTCCCCATGTCGCTAACAACCATGGGAGTTGTCAGTTCCTGGAAATAACTGAgaaaatctcttctgtaccctacCTAATAAGGTCGTCATGTTTCCCATTTGCGAATGGAAAGCAAGTATACATAACAACTGTTGTCAATATGATGCCTCACTGTTGAAGCACACACCATGTGTCTGCTGATTATCAATGGGGCAAATCGTCCATGTGCTTTGAATACCTGATGTACAGTTTCAGAAGCCCAGTTTGAATTGATTGTTCTATATTCTGCTCTTCACCTCTCTGATCTTCCTCTTGCTTCTGTCTTTGTATTTCTCTATCTTGGCAGCTAAGATATTGGAAGGTGAGCATAGATCATGGAAATGTATAGCCATGGAAACAGACCCTCATGGTTCACCTTACCCATGCTCACCATGAAATCCTTGTCTCTGTTAGGCTTGTATCTCTCTATACCTTTTCATCTACGTAACTTTCCAAATTCCTTTAAAAAGtagtaattgtatctgcctccaccagttcCTCTGACTGCTCATTCCAAATACCCTTTTTGTGGAAATCTTGCCCCTCAGATCTTGAaattccccttccctcccttaCTGTAAACCTTTAGCCTCTAGCAGTAGACCtccgtgccctgggaaacagatttTGACTCTcacaatcttgtaaacctctttgATGTTTACCCTATGTTCCATTGAGGGTAAACCCAGAATATCCTATCTGTCTTGATGACAACAATCCTCTATTCCacacaatatcctggtgaatctcttcttgCCATCCCATCTTTCCTGTGGTGTGATGATCAGAACTGTAGACAATTGGCAGTCATTATAACTAACAAGCAAAGGTAAATGATTTACAGTGCCCTGacaaagtattcagccccaacattttattcacataaatgagtattacaactagGGACTTCGatcttaactgagaatttttatttgtgaatgacatgctccttttttcacagtataGCCCCAAACAAAAAccacagggaaaattgtaaagcatgaaaaactaaaaattcaaaacctgaaatgtcagcagatcaaaagtattcatccccctttgctcagtatgtagttgaaccacctctgacagctattacagccagtaggttttttggataagtctctattagctttgcacagtgtgatggagcaagatttgcccattcttccCTGCAAAATTTCTCAAGCTCTGCCAGTTTAGTTGGGGAGCTGTGTTGGACAGCACTCTTGAGGCTTTGCCAGAGATTTTCAATCAAGTTAGGGTCAggctctgactgggccactcaaggacatcacttttctctggcagtgtgctttgggtcattgtcctgctgaaagatgaacttcctttCCGGTTTAACTTTCTGGCAGAAGCTACCAGGTCTTTATCCAGGATCCCCCTGTATTTAGTCCCATCAATCCtggccagatttccagtccctgctgctgaaaagcatccctaaAGCATGatactacctccaccatactttatagtagggatggtgttacctggctgatttACGCCAAATGTACCACGAAAGAAAAATACATCCTTGCCCATGAAGACTCTGCAAAGTGCCACATAGAAGACACTAAAGATATGAATAAAGGTGTTGTGGTGAGACAAGAGTAAAGTGGAACTTCTTGGCCTTAACGCTGAGCGGtatgtgtggcataaatctaataggCGTTGAATACTTTTGATCTGCTGTCATTTCAGTTGTTGAATtattagtttttcatgctttacaaacttccctgttttttgggggctttgctctctggggggggggggaggatggggAAGAAAAGAGCATGTgatttcacaaataaaaattctcactCAAATTGATCAAAGTTCCTGGTTGTAATTCTCATttacaaagggttgggggctgaataatttttcaaggcactgtataatAGAGCATACGTTAGACAATTAATTACAGTGGCTTTCTCTACCTGCTTTGTCAAACAAAGCATTCTATCaacagaaaataattgataaTTTACTACAATTCAGAGCAGAACCAACCAGCGTTACGTGTCACATCCTTGAATTTCCTGTCTTTGCCACTCGTGCATTCTCCTTTGCACTGTCCGAACTGCATTTCTTGCCCCACCCACTGAGCGCCGGGCCCCCCTCCAAATTGAAATCCAGGCAGGCAACAAAGTCAACCTGGCAACAGATGGGAACCTTGTTATATGCTACTGTCTTCAGCCAAGCTGCATGTACGGATGGACATCTGATCCACATGTACAACTTGTATGGAGAGAAAATATTTGAGCTCACAGTTGTGTGTAGCTGGGCTTGTCTTTTAATACCGGTGATCGCCCATTACGTTGGCAGTCCACCTGTGAATGTTTTCCACTGTTAGAGATTTTTTTGCCAACTAGGGTCTTTTTGAGGAAACTTAAGATGACCAAGGCACTACTGAAAGTCATCTGGGAGCAATGCCGTAAGATCAAAGATGTATAACTGAAAGGCCAAATGTTCTTACAGTAGTGTATCGACACCTGTCAAAATATTCCATTTGGGGCCTATTGATTGACGTTGAGTCAATTGATGTCTCACTGAGTGACAGCGACATtgagcacagaatcaggcctaaAGCCAACCATGTCTCTTCTGACcaagtacagtgcctataaaaagtattcaccccttcccccttGAAGCTTttcgtgttttattgttttactacattgaatcacaatggatttaatttggctttttaatCACACTGATccacagaaaaagattctttcgtgtcaaagtgaaaacagatctctacaaattgttctaaattaaatacaaatataaaacaccaaataatcgattgcataagtattcaccctcatcaagtcagtatttagtagatgcacctctaGCAGCTGATAGGcctctgtcagctttgcacatctggacactgcatttttttccccattcttctttgcaaagctgctcaaactctgtcagattgcatggggatcgtgagtgaacttCCCTTTTCAAATcaagccacaaattctcaattggattgaggtctggactctgacttggccactccaggacataacTTTGTTTGTAAACCTTTCCcgtatagctttggctttatgcttggggttatttTCCTGCTGGAAAGCAAATTGCAGAAAACAAATTCCAAGTTGCAGTGCTCTTGCACTCTGAATCAGGTTTTCCTGCAGGATCTCCCTttactttgctgcattcattttacctcctaccttcacaagtcttccagggcctgctgcagtgaagcatccccacagtgtgatgcagccaccaccatgcttcacggtagggatggcatgtttttgatgatgtgcagtgctaaacatagtgtttagtctgatggccaaaaagctcaattttggtttcatcagaccacagaaacttccagctgacttcagagcctggcaaactctagccgagatttcatgtgagttttttcagcagtggcttctctttgccactctcccataaagctgtgactggggAAGCACCCACCCGAACAACAGTTGTTGTttgcgcagtctctcccacctcagccactgaagcttgtaactcctccagagttgtcataggtctcttggtggtctccctcactaTACCCTATTTGTATggccactcagtttttgaggacagcctgctctaagcagatctacagctgtgccatattctttccattctccaagggatattcagtgacttggatattttcttgtatccatctcctgacttgtgcttttcaataagctttttgcagagttgcttggagtgttcttttgtcttcatggtgtaggttTTGCCAGGatcctgactcaccagcagttggaccttccagtaaaaataaatacaatcaattgaaacaccttgactgcacacagtgatctccatttaactaattacgtgacttctaaaaacaattggctacaccagtgatAAATTGGTGTGTAATGTTAAAGGGGGTGAAttcttatgtaatcaattattttgtgttttatatttgtaattaatttagatcactttgtggagatctgttttcactttaacacgaaagagtctttttctgttaatcagtaTTTTAAAAAAGGCTAAACCGTGATTCAATGCAAAACAATAAAGTATGAAAACTTCCagggtggtggtgtgggtgaatactttttgctTTACCTATCCATGCTAATCCATTTACCAACGCTTGGTCCTTAGTCCTTTCTGTCTTGGCGATTCAAGTGTTCATGCAGATACTTGTTAAATGTGGGAGTAcctgtctctactttctgagattGCAGCCACCCTTATGAAGGTGAGACATCCATTCGTACTGGAGCCCGTGGATCATATTTAAAGAAAAGTGTAGATACGTACTTTCACATCTTGTCATTTTTCACACTAGCACCATCCCACCTCATTCAACATTAAAAAATGTGTCACTTAACACGGCCCTATTGTGACTGAGATCAAAGTCCCCAGAGAGACACCAAAACTGGTGgttatagaagtctttattcatcagAACAAGCTGGCATTCGCATAAAGACACTCTTGTTGGAGTCTCACAAACCCAAAAATACATCACATATTTATACCCTTAAGAGCAGGTAATTCAATACAATTTccttgtttacttcaatactttagGTTGACAAATGGCTCCTTTGAGTTACATATTTACAGTGGAAGCTTATTGTAATTGATAAGACACTTACATAATGCCTTTGCTGGAATAAACTATAGGTAATACAAATGCCCAACTATTAAGAGTTAAGTCATAGTATCAGTCCAGTATGCAAGTTTCCTTGAACTTGTTTCAATGGTGCAAATTACTTAAACCCATTACTCAAACCCTGGATtaatgcaggccaattaacacaaccccatcaTCTTAGCATTAGGCTGATACAAATGCACTTGTCCTATGATCACCATTTTGCAAACCGTATCTCTTACAGTTTTGTTCATTTGCAAAGTTGCTGCTTTTAAGTTCAATTTACTGCTTTCAATTTATAATTTGCATTGA
The genomic region above belongs to Mobula birostris isolate sMobBir1 chromosome 17, sMobBir1.hap1, whole genome shotgun sequence and contains:
- the kank1a gene encoding KN motif and ankyrin repeat domain-containing protein 1a isoform X1, encoding MAHTVINGSVPEKRGVSLNGEDEKDPQSQYSVETPYGFQIDLDFLKYVDDIQRGNTIKKLNIQRKSKVGKGPANPRSIGDQVSECTSTESLSSSNSEDNKLSPSLFIGARSQHTPQIRSGGIETSPALLSIQEKRLLPPPSPRPAAHNFHVEKTLMETRRRLEQERLIMQSTIGDTRRPRFASFGGTGSTNSLVSFTGSAGLNQASPNSQQIQNGFQANGEYNPYFASSMGSSIRHSPLSSGITTPVTNVTPMHLQHIREQMVIALRRLKELEEQVKTIPILQVKISVLQEERRQLTAQLKNQKTVNQTAACGFRKRSYSAGNADHFEQLLQAKQVGELHIDSEDEMENFEQSSLRMEEFRQLTAEMQALEKKIQDGGDEKPNTQPLVKAKEYRSVAVGADVDMSGFVVYHQTERCLKDVAVSTAVDQTDASVGVTETLLGITTEADMEIELQQQTIDALKEKIYRLEVQLKEATHEVEMSKLKLELQVAGSRKRTDKYVMVQPQVTTASVQATVQMKNQIVGDHVSYCDACVGTQQQTHNSGVTCRPDCRDIAVGLDIPMNCWVVHEKVELQDMAVGHRVVMCDKAMDCGLKSFCDVAVNTEGAVEDRDLTKKEVREFKSVGSGDCSVDVIICQPKELMNSSTNTEQVNAVDSAVMAVPQTTNQQTHIDVNRLNQFTNTELVTLTDATTNTIVSNCNKETNTTATETRTVAVGDGRVKDVNATVKTRSVGVGTTSTCDIDLEKLSSVKTKDFGVGQLSINENFLVGLKTRNIACGTINQPLVPANTKSIGVGDGSVLAAKYQEMERNPGAESALNHYVERVQNLLQEQQMLLAENYTELADAFGQPHSQIGSLNSQLLNTLTSLNSVMKYGSNEEIRSTINVSPCTDSAGATAGACRQHSSCIQTSSQVVSTTIDTQITTLKIGDSCETLLQQEDVVLQTVLANQQTANSLHVPSGSTGALKSIMKKKDSPRKHEANGMKKNLQFVGVNGGYETTSSDDSSSDESSSSESDDEIEDQEYSKDEVKVNCEMRPERPSAFRTETAGVSKQEVTKSERSEKEIGKVEIRERYELSEKVLSACKILKNHLNDPKAMASKEVRPCLNYVQHEWFRVSSQKSAVPIMVEDYLSGFREISPDILKHVVNMADGNGNTALHYSVSHSNFEIVKLLLDANVCNVNQQNKAGYTPIMLAALAAVENEKDMKIVDELFSQGDVNAKASQAGQTALMLAVSHGRMDMVKALLLCAADVNIQDDEGSTALMCASEHGHVEIVKLLLAQPGCDSTLADNDGSTALSIALEAGHKDIGVLLYAHVNFSKASSPGTPRLGRKTSPSPTRRSKFD
- the kank1a gene encoding KN motif and ankyrin repeat domain-containing protein 1a isoform X2; its protein translation is METRRRLEQERLIMQSTIGDTRRPRFASFGGTGSTNSLVSFTGSAGLNQASPNSQQIQNGFQANGEYNPYFASSMGSSIRHSPLSSGITTPVTNVTPMHLQHIREQMVIALRRLKELEEQVKTIPILQVKISVLQEERRQLTAQLKNQKTVNQTAACGFRKRSYSAGNADHFEQLLQAKQVGELHIDSEDEMENFEQSSLRMEEFRQLTAEMQALEKKIQDGGDEKPNTQPLVKAKEYRSVAVGADVDMSGFVVYHQTERCLKDVAVSTAVDQTDASVGVTETLLGITTEADMEIELQQQTIDALKEKIYRLEVQLKEATHEVEMSKLKLELQVAGSRKRTDKYVMVQPQVTTASVQATVQMKNQIVGDHVSYCDACVGTQQQTHNSGVTCRPDCRDIAVGLDIPMNCWVVHEKVELQDMAVGHRVVMCDKAMDCGLKSFCDVAVNTEGAVEDRDLTKKEVREFKSVGSGDCSVDVIICQPKELMNSSTNTEQVNAVDSAVMAVPQTTNQQTHIDVNRLNQFTNTELVTLTDATTNTIVSNCNKETNTTATETRTVAVGDGRVKDVNATVKTRSVGVGTTSTCDIDLEKLSSVKTKDFGVGQLSINENFLVGLKTRNIACGTINQPLVPANTKSIGVGDGSVLAAKYQEMERNPGAESALNHYVERVQNLLQEQQMLLAENYTELADAFGQPHSQIGSLNSQLLNTLTSLNSVMKYGSNEEIRSTINVSPCTDSAGATAGACRQHSSCIQTSSQVVSTTIDTQITTLKIGDSCETLLQQEDVVLQTVLANQQTANSLHVPSGSTGALKSIMKKKDSPRKHEANGMKKNLQFVGVNGGYETTSSDDSSSDESSSSESDDEIEDQEYSKDEVKVNCEMRPERPSAFRTETAGVSKQEVTKSERSEKEIGKVEIRERYELSEKVLSACKILKNHLNDPKAMASKEVRPCLNYVQHEWFRVSSQKSAVPIMVEDYLSGFREISPDILKHVVNMADGNGNTALHYSVSHSNFEIVKLLLDANVCNVNQQNKAGYTPIMLAALAAVENEKDMKIVDELFSQGDVNAKASQAGQTALMLAVSHGRMDMVKALLLCAADVNIQDDEGSTALMCASEHGHVEIVKLLLAQPGCDSTLADNDGSTALSIALEAGHKDIGVLLYAHVNFSKASSPGTPRLGRKTSPSPTRRSKFD